The region TTTTCATAATCTCTGCTCTCCTAAAAAATATGATTAAAGTTAATGAATGTTTGTCTATCTTCATTTGAAATCGCATGATCAAAATAGATAACAGTTGCTTGGTTCCACGGGATACGAAGTCCAATCCCTCTTGAATGTTTGTAGTTTTTAAGATTGGCATCTTCTGTGCGATCCCAAACTCGTCCTACATCATAAAACGGAACCAATTGGAAGTCAAAATGTTGTCCCCAAAACTCAGTCTCTGCAAACTTCCAACGAATTTCGAAGTTAGCAAAAGCCATAGTTTGGCCCACAAAACGATCCTGTTTATAACCACGAATGGTAGTTCGTCCACCTAAACCTGATTGGTTGGTTTCCGTTCCCCACATGTTGCGGTATTCATAAAAAGGTGCATCTCCATTGGTTTGGATCATTGTTCCGCGAGCTGCTAATACAAACTTTTCCAAAATTTCTGGAGGTTTGCTAGTGAACCACTGCACTGGGCTTAGAAAAATACGACCTGATACTAAGTTTTTGTTAAAATCGTAGGTAGATCCAATTGCTTTAGCAGAACGTTCGTGTGTGTATTCTAGGAATACTCCACGGTTAGGGTCTGGTTCAAAATCACGAGTATCGAAGACAATCCCTGCGCGGACAGTATTCGTATAACCACCATTAAGTCCTCTGATCTTTCCATCTTTATCTTCACGTGTTAATTTTGTTTCCCCTTGTGGAGTTCCAAAAGTACGATCAACCCCGAGAAGTCCTAAAACCCCGTCAGCAGGTCCTAATTGTGCATCGTTATACTTTCCATCATAAGTACGGATGATTTGTTTGGAGAGACGAACCCCAGTCACCGTACGAAGTGTTCCACCAAAGAAGGAATACTCCCCAGAAGTACTAAAGTTAGGATTTTCAATGTCATAACGATTGTATCTATGGTCACTGACGATGGGTGCTTCCCCTTGGCCTGCATCCCCAGGGCGGCGGTAGTTCAAATTGTCTTCATAGTCTGCAAAAGGAGCATTTCGTCGGATTTGGCCATTGGGGTTGTTTCGTTCTAAATAAGAAAGTGGTTGGAGGGTATCCGATCCAATTCCAAAAAATAGAGAGTTGGGATTTCGTTCATAAACTAAATCCGCACGGAGCCTCCATTTGGTATCAAAAATGTAAGGTGCATCCACACTCAACTGGTGGTAAGGTGCTCTTTTTGTTGTATTAAAATACTGAGCAAATATCCGAACACGATACGGAGTGTATTCAAACATGGGAGATTTCTTTTCCCCATTGTAAAAATAAAGCACACGTGCCCCATACCCTACGCCCACATTGGGATCGGAGTTGATGAGAGGGAGACCAGTGAAGTATCCTCCCTCTTTTTTATTCTTAAAATCCCGCTCGCTCAGCCTCTTTTTTTCAGAGATCTCGAACGGAAGGTCGGTACGGGGTTGACGTTCCTGACCGAGAACCCCGTGGAAAAACGAAAAAAACAAAAGAAGTATGAAACTTCTCAAAATATGATTGTACATTCTCTACCTATCAGCCAAAGAAACTGCCTTATGCTGGGAAGTTTGAAAAATATGTCAAATAGATTCGGAAATTTATGTTTTTTCCGGTTCGATTCT is a window of Leptospira kanakyensis DNA encoding:
- the omp85 gene encoding Omp85 family outer membrane protein codes for the protein MYNHILRSFILLLFFSFFHGVLGQERQPRTDLPFEISEKKRLSERDFKNKKEGGYFTGLPLINSDPNVGVGYGARVLYFYNGEKKSPMFEYTPYRVRIFAQYFNTTKRAPYHQLSVDAPYIFDTKWRLRADLVYERNPNSLFFGIGSDTLQPLSYLERNNPNGQIRRNAPFADYEDNLNYRRPGDAGQGEAPIVSDHRYNRYDIENPNFSTSGEYSFFGGTLRTVTGVRLSKQIIRTYDGKYNDAQLGPADGVLGLLGVDRTFGTPQGETKLTREDKDGKIRGLNGGYTNTVRAGIVFDTRDFEPDPNRGVFLEYTHERSAKAIGSTYDFNKNLVSGRIFLSPVQWFTSKPPEILEKFVLAARGTMIQTNGDAPFYEYRNMWGTETNQSGLGGRTTIRGYKQDRFVGQTMAFANFEIRWKFAETEFWGQHFDFQLVPFYDVGRVWDRTEDANLKNYKHSRGIGLRIPWNQATVIYFDHAISNEDRQTFINFNHIF